The Exiguobacterium mexicanum genome includes a window with the following:
- the tgt gene encoding tRNA guanosine(34) transglycosylase Tgt — MTKHAVTYEHIHTCKQTGARHGIVHTPHGSFETPVFMPVGTQATVKTMAPEQVKAMGANIILSNTYHLWIRPGHEVVKQAGGLHKFMNWDGAILTDSGGFQVFSLADLRNIQEEGVHFRNHLNGDKLFLSPEKAMEIQNALGSDIMMAFDECPPFPATHEYMKKSVERTSRWAERCLAAHERPEDQALFGIIQGGEYEDLRRQSAADLVSLDFPGYAVGGLSVGEPKDVMYRALEFTTPFMPENKPRYLMGVGSPDALIEGSIRGIDMFDCVLPTRIARNGTLMTSKGRVTIKHAKHKTDFGPIDEKCDCYTCKNYSRAYVHHLIRADEMFGLHLCSTHNLHFLVNLMSQVRQAIREDRLLDFKEEFFEEYGYNKPNAKNF; from the coding sequence ATGACCAAACACGCAGTCACATACGAACATATCCACACATGTAAACAGACGGGAGCGCGGCACGGAATCGTCCATACGCCGCACGGCTCGTTCGAGACTCCTGTCTTCATGCCGGTCGGCACGCAGGCGACCGTGAAGACGATGGCCCCGGAACAAGTCAAGGCGATGGGAGCGAACATCATCCTCTCGAACACGTACCACCTTTGGATTCGTCCAGGACATGAGGTCGTCAAACAAGCCGGCGGCCTTCATAAGTTCATGAACTGGGACGGCGCGATTTTGACGGACTCGGGCGGCTTCCAAGTCTTCTCGCTCGCCGACCTTCGCAACATCCAAGAAGAAGGCGTCCATTTCCGCAACCACTTGAACGGCGACAAGTTGTTCTTGTCACCGGAGAAGGCGATGGAGATTCAAAACGCGCTCGGTTCGGATATCATGATGGCGTTCGACGAATGCCCGCCATTCCCGGCGACGCATGAATACATGAAGAAATCGGTCGAGCGGACGAGCCGTTGGGCAGAGCGTTGCCTCGCGGCACACGAACGTCCGGAAGACCAGGCGTTGTTCGGTATCATCCAAGGCGGCGAGTACGAAGATCTCCGTCGTCAAAGTGCGGCCGACCTCGTCTCGCTTGATTTCCCAGGTTATGCCGTCGGTGGATTATCGGTCGGTGAACCGAAAGACGTCATGTACCGCGCACTCGAGTTCACGACACCGTTCATGCCGGAGAACAAGCCGCGCTATTTGATGGGCGTCGGTTCACCGGATGCGTTGATCGAAGGCTCGATTCGCGGCATCGACATGTTCGACTGCGTCTTGCCGACCCGGATCGCCCGCAACGGGACGCTTATGACATCGAAAGGCCGCGTCACGATCAAACATGCGAAACATAAGACGGATTTCGGACCAATCGACGAGAAGTGCGATTGCTACACGTGTAAGAACTATTCGCGCGCGTACGTGCACCACTTGATTCGCGCCGACGAGATGTTCGGGCTTCACCTCTGTTCGACACACAACCTTCACTTCCTCGTGAACTTGATGAGTCAAGTACGTCAAGCCATCCGCGAAGACCGTCTCTTGGACTTCAAGGAAGAGTTTTTCGAAGAATATGGGTATAACAAACCAAACGCCAAGAATTTCTAA
- a CDS encoding methyl-accepting chemotaxis protein codes for MDVKRLLRPLKKWKVRRRPDRVKGRSSMRRKMAMALVPTLIALLIVGALGSYQLQNATSEYDRVLNERLQDMLVAEDLALTVTDAERYLNYYLLVSNPKTLISLEASQTKRDELMNTLQQSTEDPKVLAWLDDLEKFNQHLDTEMARVIDLRQQQDEIGYKTVLNTSVTPTTDRVRMTVTDLVTYQGEALAAESEAVQASAGQSIIWMIVISIIGVAVGLLSLVALQKLFLKPINRLVSEARVVAEGDLTGDDIEVGSNDELGDLVTAFNDMKRNLVGLIRQVGAASDKVTAYSEELYASTDHVATTTQGVAGLFEQMNLAAQVSAKRAEEGTSGVNQAVVGLNQIAAASQGVNEQTIHTLEAASGGLETIQLAEQQMREIQQANDLTQQMVERLSNQSLEIEKITRSITAITEQTNLLALNAAIEAARAGEHGKGFAVVAAEVRKLAEESKQSAKQIQAVVADIQRDTSEVEAAFDVTSQHVTSGVTQMGEVAGAFREIVSVIQETSRQMSEIAAATEEVSANTTEVAVSVEDMSTNAVSTQRSVEEAGANVEEQLAAIQEINGIAETMSHMSVELKDLVHLFKA; via the coding sequence ATGGATGTGAAACGATTGCTACGCCCACTCAAAAAATGGAAGGTACGACGTCGCCCTGACCGCGTGAAAGGACGCTCGTCGATGCGCCGTAAGATGGCGATGGCGCTCGTGCCGACACTGATCGCTTTATTGATCGTCGGTGCGCTCGGCTCGTATCAATTACAGAACGCGACGTCAGAGTATGACCGCGTCTTGAACGAGCGGCTCCAAGATATGCTCGTCGCCGAAGATTTGGCGTTGACCGTGACCGATGCCGAGCGTTATTTGAACTACTACCTGCTCGTCTCGAACCCGAAAACGTTGATTAGCCTTGAGGCTTCCCAAACGAAACGGGACGAATTGATGAATACGCTCCAACAGTCGACAGAAGATCCGAAAGTGCTCGCCTGGCTTGATGATCTCGAGAAGTTCAATCAACATCTCGACACGGAGATGGCGCGCGTCATCGACCTCCGTCAACAACAAGACGAGATCGGATACAAGACGGTGCTCAATACGAGTGTGACACCGACGACGGATCGTGTCCGAATGACGGTGACCGACCTCGTCACGTATCAAGGCGAAGCGCTCGCCGCTGAGTCGGAAGCGGTCCAGGCGAGTGCCGGGCAATCGATCATCTGGATGATCGTCATCAGCATCATCGGCGTCGCTGTCGGTCTACTTTCACTAGTAGCCCTCCAAAAGCTGTTCTTGAAGCCGATCAATCGACTCGTCAGCGAAGCGCGCGTCGTTGCCGAGGGAGACTTGACCGGAGACGATATCGAGGTCGGTTCAAACGATGAGCTCGGTGACCTCGTCACGGCGTTCAACGATATGAAACGGAACCTCGTCGGCCTGATTCGCCAAGTCGGTGCAGCCTCGGATAAAGTGACGGCCTATTCGGAAGAGCTGTACGCCAGTACGGACCATGTCGCCACGACGACGCAAGGTGTAGCCGGTCTATTCGAACAGATGAACCTTGCCGCCCAAGTGTCGGCGAAACGGGCCGAAGAAGGGACGTCCGGCGTCAATCAAGCCGTCGTCGGCTTGAACCAAATCGCCGCTGCCTCGCAAGGCGTGAACGAGCAGACGATTCATACACTCGAAGCGGCGAGTGGGGGACTGGAGACAATTCAGTTGGCCGAGCAGCAAATGCGGGAGATTCAACAAGCGAACGACTTGACGCAACAGATGGTCGAGCGCTTATCGAATCAATCGCTCGAGATCGAGAAAATCACGCGTTCGATCACCGCCATCACGGAACAGACGAACCTGCTAGCCCTAAACGCCGCGATTGAAGCGGCCCGGGCCGGTGAACACGGGAAAGGGTTTGCCGTCGTCGCGGCCGAGGTCCGAAAACTCGCCGAAGAGTCGAAACAGTCGGCCAAACAGATTCAAGCGGTCGTCGCCGACATTCAGCGCGACACGTCGGAAGTAGAAGCGGCGTTCGACGTCACAAGCCAGCATGTGACGAGCGGCGTCACCCAAATGGGAGAAGTCGCCGGTGCGTTCCGTGAGATCGTCTCTGTCATTCAAGAGACGTCTCGTCAAATGAGTGAGATCGCGGCGGCGACGGAAGAAGTGAGCGCGAACACGACCGAGGTAGCGGTCTCGGTCGAGGATATGTCGACGAATGCCGTGTCGACGCAACGAAGCGTGGAAGAAGCAGGCGCGAACGTCGAAGAACAGCTCGCCGCCATTCAAGAAATCAACGGCATCGCCGAGACGATGAGCCATATGTCCGTCGAGTTGAAAGATCTTGTTCATTTATTCAAGGCATGA
- the ruvA gene encoding Holliday junction branch migration protein RuvA, whose protein sequence is MIEFVKGSVAYVCAEYITLDVSGVGYKVHVPNPFFYREQDEHVIVFTHHYVREDQQTLYGFRSRRERELFNKLLGVNGIGPKGALAIVASGDMDALIDAIETENEKYLTKFPGVGKKTAKQMALDLKGKLSELAPDYVPNTGLFAQGASELDEACEALVALGYSEREITRVRKELNSEILTTDAYIKRALQLLLK, encoded by the coding sequence GTGATTGAATTCGTAAAAGGCTCCGTCGCCTATGTGTGCGCGGAATATATAACGTTGGATGTTTCGGGCGTCGGCTACAAAGTACATGTGCCTAACCCGTTTTTTTATCGTGAACAAGACGAACATGTAATCGTGTTTACGCATCATTATGTGCGTGAAGATCAACAGACACTGTACGGTTTCCGCTCACGTCGGGAACGCGAACTGTTCAATAAACTGCTCGGCGTCAACGGCATCGGACCGAAAGGCGCACTCGCCATCGTCGCCTCAGGCGATATGGACGCGCTCATCGACGCGATCGAGACCGAGAACGAGAAGTATTTGACGAAGTTCCCGGGTGTCGGCAAGAAGACGGCGAAGCAGATGGCGCTCGATTTGAAAGGCAAGCTGTCCGAGCTCGCCCCGGATTACGTACCGAATACCGGACTGTTCGCTCAAGGGGCCTCCGAACTCGACGAGGCGTGCGAAGCGCTCGTCGCACTCGGGTATTCAGAGCGTGAGATCACCCGTGTCCGCAAGGAACTGAATTCAGAAATATTGACGACAGACGCTTACATAAAGCGCGCCCTGCAATTGCTATTGAAATAA
- the yajC gene encoding preprotein translocase subunit YajC yields the protein METLVALLPMILIFVVFYFLLIRPQTKRQKEVQSMQNALERGDHVVTIGGLHGVVHQIEDTQVTLKCDQSLLKFNRSAIAEVTKKGNSSFAE from the coding sequence ATGGAAACTCTCGTAGCACTATTACCGATGATCCTTATTTTCGTCGTGTTCTACTTCTTGTTGATCCGTCCGCAGACGAAACGTCAGAAAGAAGTACAATCGATGCAAAACGCGCTTGAGCGTGGGGATCACGTCGTAACAATCGGCGGCCTTCACGGCGTCGTCCACCAAATCGAAGATACACAAGTCACATTGAAATGTGACCAGTCACTCCTCAAGTTCAATCGCAGTGCGATTGCTGAAGTGACGAAAAAAGGCAACTCATCATTCGCCGAGTAA
- the nadA gene encoding quinolinate synthase NadA yields the protein MQLLGTMPAQYAELTIEQMEQRIEAIKARLGSRLFLPAHHYQKDEVVQFADATGDSLQLARLAEQMSEAEFIVFCGVHFMAETADMLTRDDQLVILPDMRAGCSMADMADIDQTEVAWEELTDTFGDDIIPITYVNSTAAIKAFVGKNGGATVTSSNAHDIVRWALEAGERILFLPDQHLGRNTAYDLGVPLEAMAVWDPLRERLVYEGDIEDVRVILWKGHCSVHEKFNVAQIEALRKNDPERRIIVHPECTFDVVQAADEAGSTSYIIEQIEASAPGTKWAVGTEMNLVNRLAATHPELDIISLNPYMCPCLTMNRIDLPHLLWALESLETDPVNVIRVDLETTKWATLALERMLAH from the coding sequence ATGCAATTACTCGGAACGATGCCAGCGCAGTACGCTGAGTTGACGATTGAACAGATGGAACAACGGATTGAAGCCATCAAAGCACGGCTCGGCAGCCGCCTGTTTTTACCGGCCCACCATTATCAAAAAGACGAGGTCGTCCAGTTCGCGGATGCGACCGGAGATTCGCTCCAGCTCGCACGGCTCGCCGAACAGATGAGCGAGGCGGAGTTCATCGTCTTCTGTGGCGTCCACTTCATGGCCGAGACGGCCGACATGCTGACGCGTGACGACCAGCTCGTCATTTTGCCGGACATGCGGGCCGGATGCTCGATGGCGGACATGGCCGATATCGATCAGACGGAGGTCGCTTGGGAAGAGCTGACCGATACGTTCGGTGATGATATCATTCCGATCACGTACGTCAATTCGACGGCGGCGATCAAGGCGTTCGTCGGCAAGAACGGGGGCGCGACGGTCACATCTTCCAATGCCCATGACATCGTCCGTTGGGCACTCGAGGCGGGCGAGCGGATTCTGTTCTTACCGGACCAGCATCTCGGACGGAACACGGCATATGACTTGGGCGTGCCGCTCGAGGCGATGGCCGTCTGGGACCCACTCCGGGAACGACTCGTCTATGAGGGTGACATCGAGGACGTGCGGGTCATTCTGTGGAAAGGGCACTGCTCGGTCCATGAGAAGTTCAACGTCGCCCAAATTGAGGCGTTACGGAAGAACGACCCGGAACGACGCATCATCGTCCATCCCGAGTGCACGTTCGACGTCGTGCAGGCGGCGGACGAGGCCGGGTCGACGTCATATATCATCGAGCAAATCGAAGCGAGCGCGCCGGGGACGAAGTGGGCCGTCGGCACCGAGATGAACTTGGTCAACCGTCTCGCGGCGACGCACCCCGAGCTCGATATCATCTCGCTCAATCCGTACATGTGTCCGTGCTTGACGATGAACCGCATCGATTTGCCGCATCTGCTCTGGGCGCTCGAGTCGCTCGAGACCGATCCGGTCAACGTCATCCGTGTCGATCTAGAGACGACGAAGTGGGCGACACTCGCCCTCGAGCGGATGCTCGCGCACTGA
- the queA gene encoding tRNA preQ1(34) S-adenosylmethionine ribosyltransferase-isomerase QueA, producing MNVNDYDFDLPEELIAQVPLLDRTSSRLLVLDRDTGDIEHRHFRDVLDYLQAGDALVVNDSRVLPARLFGAKQETGGKVELLLLKQTEDDVWEALVKPAKKVRVGAIVEFGNGLLRAECVEELPEGGRRFKFDYDGIFYEILDELGTMPLPPYIREQLDDQDRYQTVYARERGSAAAPTAGLHFTEELLAAAEAKGVKLIPLTLHVGLGTFRPVTADTIEEHTMHSEYFELSAASAEALRDVRASGGRVFAVGTTSTRTLETIVRDHGGFVESSGWTDIFIYPGVELKAIDGLITNFHLPKSTLVMLVSAFASRDIILNAYRTAVQERYRFFSFGDAMLITRKEENK from the coding sequence TTGAACGTAAACGACTATGATTTTGACTTACCGGAAGAACTGATCGCCCAAGTACCGCTTCTTGACCGGACGAGCTCACGACTGCTCGTCCTCGACCGCGACACGGGCGATATCGAGCACCGTCATTTCCGTGACGTGCTCGACTACTTGCAGGCAGGCGACGCTCTCGTCGTCAACGACTCGCGCGTGCTCCCGGCCCGATTGTTCGGGGCGAAGCAGGAGACGGGCGGGAAAGTCGAGCTTCTTCTTTTGAAGCAGACGGAAGATGATGTCTGGGAAGCGCTCGTCAAACCGGCGAAAAAAGTCCGAGTCGGCGCCATCGTCGAGTTCGGCAACGGGTTGCTCCGGGCCGAATGTGTCGAAGAGCTGCCGGAAGGGGGACGCCGCTTCAAGTTCGATTACGACGGCATCTTCTATGAGATTTTAGATGAGCTCGGCACGATGCCGCTCCCGCCCTACATCCGTGAACAGCTCGACGACCAAGACCGTTATCAGACGGTGTATGCCCGTGAACGCGGGAGTGCGGCCGCACCGACGGCAGGCCTCCACTTCACGGAAGAACTGCTCGCAGCGGCAGAGGCGAAAGGCGTCAAGCTGATCCCGCTCACGCTCCACGTCGGTCTCGGTACGTTCCGCCCCGTCACGGCCGATACGATCGAAGAGCACACGATGCACAGTGAGTATTTCGAACTGTCGGCCGCTTCGGCTGAAGCGCTCCGCGATGTCCGTGCAAGCGGCGGCCGCGTCTTCGCCGTCGGGACGACGTCGACCCGGACGCTCGAAACGATCGTGCGCGACCATGGGGGTTTCGTCGAGTCATCGGGCTGGACGGACATCTTTATCTACCCAGGCGTCGAGTTGAAGGCGATTGATGGACTGATCACGAACTTCCATCTGCCGAAGTCGACACTCGTCATGCTCGTCTCGGCGTTCGCGTCGCGCGACATCATTTTGAACGCGTACCGCACGGCGGTACAAGAACGTTACCGCTTCTTCAGCTTTGGGGACGCGATGCTCATCACGAGGAAGGAAGAGAACAAATGA
- the ruvB gene encoding Holliday junction branch migration DNA helicase RuvB: MDERLLSQSHQQYEDSEEWSLRPQKFEQYIGQEKAKGNLSIFIQAAKLRSETLDHVLLYGPPGLGKTTLAQIIANEMGVGIKTTAGPAIERPGDLAAILSTLEPGDVLFIDEIHRLSRTIEEILYPAMEDYCLDIVYGQGEMARSVRIDLPPFTLVGATTRAGMLSAPLRDRFGVTLKLEYYEPHELAAIVSRTAQLFRLSISPEASGAIAKRARGTPRIANRLLRRVRDFAQVAGTKEIDPVLASDALDRLHVDALGLDEVDHRLLRAMVERFGGGPVGLETLAATIGEDAQTIEDVYEPYLLQQGFLQRTPRGRMITQYAKTHFGYEEE, translated from the coding sequence ATGGACGAACGATTGTTGTCACAATCCCATCAACAATATGAAGACTCTGAAGAGTGGAGCTTGCGTCCGCAAAAGTTCGAGCAGTACATCGGACAGGAGAAGGCGAAAGGCAACTTGTCGATCTTTATCCAAGCCGCGAAGCTCCGCAGCGAGACACTCGACCACGTCCTCCTTTACGGTCCTCCGGGACTCGGAAAGACGACGCTTGCCCAAATCATCGCCAACGAGATGGGCGTCGGCATCAAGACGACGGCCGGCCCAGCCATCGAACGCCCAGGTGACCTCGCCGCAATCCTGTCGACGCTCGAACCGGGCGACGTCCTGTTCATCGACGAGATTCATCGCTTGAGCCGCACGATTGAAGAGATTCTCTATCCGGCGATGGAAGACTACTGTCTCGACATCGTCTACGGACAAGGCGAGATGGCGCGAAGCGTCCGCATCGATTTACCGCCGTTCACGCTCGTCGGCGCGACGACGCGGGCCGGCATGTTGTCGGCGCCGCTCCGTGACCGCTTCGGTGTGACGTTGAAGCTCGAATACTACGAGCCGCATGAGCTCGCCGCCATCGTCAGTCGGACGGCCCAACTGTTCCGCCTGTCGATCTCACCAGAGGCGAGCGGTGCCATCGCGAAACGTGCACGCGGTACGCCGCGGATCGCCAACCGGCTGTTGCGCCGAGTTCGTGATTTTGCCCAAGTGGCGGGAACGAAAGAAATCGATCCGGTGCTCGCCTCAGACGCGCTCGACCGGTTGCATGTCGACGCCCTCGGGCTCGACGAAGTCGACCATCGGCTGTTACGGGCGATGGTCGAACGGTTCGGCGGTGGACCGGTCGGACTCGAGACGCTCGCCGCGACGATTGGGGAGGATGCCCAAACGATCGAGGACGTGTATGAGCCGTACTTGTTGCAACAAGGTTTTCTGCAACGGACGCCGCGCGGCCGGATGATCACCCAGTACGCAAAGACGCATTTTGGCTATGAAGAGGAGTAA